From one Neofelis nebulosa isolate mNeoNeb1 chromosome 4, mNeoNeb1.pri, whole genome shotgun sequence genomic stretch:
- the CHCHD4 gene encoding mitochondrial intermembrane space import and assembly protein 40 isoform X2, which yields MAYCRQEGKDRIIFVTKEDHETPSNAELVADDPNDPYEEHGLILPNGDINWNCPCLGGMASGPCGEQFKSAFSCFHYSTEDVKGSDCVDQFRAMQECMQKYPDLYPQEDEEEEEEEKKPAERLEETAPTEATATKEEEGSS from the exons ATGGCCTACTGCCGGCAGGAAG GGAAGGATCGAATCATATTTGTGACCAAAGAAGACCATGAAACCCCAAGCAATGCAGAGCTGGTGGCTGATGACCCCAATGACCCATATGAGGAGCACG GATTGATCCTGCCAAATGGAGACATTAACTGGAACTGCCCGTGCCTTGGGGGAATGGCCAGTGGCCCCTGTGGGGAACAGTTCAAGTCGGCCTTTTCCTGCTTCCACTATAGCACAGAGGATGTCAAGGGGTCAGACTGTGTAGACCAGTTCCGGGCCATGCAGGAATGCATGCAGAAATACCCCGACCTCTATCCtcaggaggacgaggaggaggaggaggaggagaagaagccaGCAGAACGTTTAGAAGAGACAGCTCCCACTGAGGCCACTGCAACCAAAGAAGAGGAGGGGTCAAGCTAA
- the CHCHD4 gene encoding mitochondrial intermembrane space import and assembly protein 40 isoform X1 produces the protein MRKPRLGGRRLAQGHGKDRIIFVTKEDHETPSNAELVADDPNDPYEEHGLILPNGDINWNCPCLGGMASGPCGEQFKSAFSCFHYSTEDVKGSDCVDQFRAMQECMQKYPDLYPQEDEEEEEEEKKPAERLEETAPTEATATKEEEGSS, from the exons atgagaaaaccgagactgggaggaaggaggctggCCCAAGGTCACG GGAAGGATCGAATCATATTTGTGACCAAAGAAGACCATGAAACCCCAAGCAATGCAGAGCTGGTGGCTGATGACCCCAATGACCCATATGAGGAGCACG GATTGATCCTGCCAAATGGAGACATTAACTGGAACTGCCCGTGCCTTGGGGGAATGGCCAGTGGCCCCTGTGGGGAACAGTTCAAGTCGGCCTTTTCCTGCTTCCACTATAGCACAGAGGATGTCAAGGGGTCAGACTGTGTAGACCAGTTCCGGGCCATGCAGGAATGCATGCAGAAATACCCCGACCTCTATCCtcaggaggacgaggaggaggaggaggaggagaagaagccaGCAGAACGTTTAGAAGAGACAGCTCCCACTGAGGCCACTGCAACCAAAGAAGAGGAGGGGTCAAGCTAA